A genomic stretch from Mycobacterium cookii includes:
- a CDS encoding sugar O-acetyltransferase, giving the protein MRTHRDRMLSGELYQADDPDLFASRQACRRLLGRLNSTDDDDERQQLLRDLLGSLGDGSSILPRFLCDYGTQISIGAHTFVNYDAILLDCAPIVIGDHVSIGPRAQFLTPLHPIDDHEARRSGWESALPITVGDNVWLGGGVIVCAGVTIGNNTVIGAGSVVTCDVPDHVLAVGSPCRVVREIP; this is encoded by the coding sequence ATGCGAACCCACCGCGACCGGATGCTGAGCGGTGAGCTGTACCAGGCGGACGATCCGGACCTGTTCGCGAGCCGCCAGGCGTGCCGGCGCCTGCTGGGCCGCCTCAACTCGACGGACGACGACGACGAACGACAGCAGCTGCTGCGCGACCTGCTGGGATCGCTGGGAGACGGCTCGTCGATCCTCCCGCGATTCCTGTGCGACTACGGCACGCAGATCAGCATCGGCGCCCACACCTTCGTCAACTACGACGCGATCCTGCTGGACTGCGCGCCGATCGTGATCGGCGACCACGTCTCGATCGGTCCCCGCGCGCAGTTCCTGACGCCGCTGCACCCCATCGACGACCATGAGGCGCGTCGCAGCGGCTGGGAGTCGGCGTTGCCGATCACTGTCGGCGACAACGTCTGGCTGGGCGGCGGAGTCATCGTGTGTGCCGGCGTGACGATCGGAAACAACACCGTTATCGGTGCGGGCAGCGTCGTCACGTGCGATGTTCCCGACCATGTGCTGGCGGTCGGAAGCCCGTGCCGGGTTGTCCGGGAAATCCCGTAG
- a CDS encoding YebC/PmpR family DNA-binding transcriptional regulator, with protein MSGHSKWATTKHQKAVKDARRGKEFARLIKNIEVAARTGGGDPAGNPTLYDAIQKAKKTSVPNDNIERARKRGAGEEAGGADYQTIMYEGYGPNGVAVLVECLTDNRNRAAGEVRVAMTRNGGNMADPGSVSYLFTRKGVVTLEKNGLSEDDVLAAVLEAGAEDVSDLGESFEVVSEPTDLVAVRTALQDAGIDYESAEASFQPSVSVPVDVDGARKVIKLVDALEDSDDVQNVWTNVDLSDEVLAALDED; from the coding sequence ATGAGCGGCCATTCCAAGTGGGCCACCACCAAGCACCAGAAGGCCGTCAAAGATGCACGCCGTGGCAAAGAGTTCGCCCGGCTCATCAAGAACATCGAGGTGGCCGCCCGGACCGGTGGCGGCGATCCGGCCGGTAACCCGACGCTTTACGACGCCATCCAGAAGGCCAAGAAGACTTCCGTGCCCAACGACAACATCGAGCGGGCGCGCAAGCGGGGCGCCGGTGAGGAAGCCGGCGGCGCCGACTACCAGACGATCATGTACGAGGGCTACGGGCCTAATGGCGTGGCGGTGCTGGTCGAGTGCCTGACCGACAACCGCAACCGCGCGGCCGGCGAGGTGCGGGTCGCGATGACGCGCAACGGCGGCAACATGGCCGACCCCGGCTCGGTGTCCTATCTGTTCACCCGCAAGGGAGTCGTGACGCTGGAGAAGAACGGACTGAGCGAGGACGACGTCTTGGCGGCTGTCCTGGAGGCCGGCGCTGAAGACGTCAGCGACCTCGGCGAAAGCTTCGAAGTCGTCTCTGAGCCAACCGATCTCGTCGCGGTGCGTACGGCGCTGCAGGATGCCGGCATCGACTACGAATCCGCGGAGGCCAGCTTCCAGCCGTCAGTAAGTGTGCCCGTCGACGTCGACGGCGCCCGCAAGGTGATCAAGCTCGTCGATGCGCTCGAGGACAGCGACGATGTGCAGAACGTCTGGACCAACGTCGACCTGTCCGACGAGGTGTTGGCCGCGCTCGACGAGGACTAG
- a CDS encoding polyamine aminopropyltransferase, producing MTSIEQAQATTRWRAVLLAAVAACAACGIIYELALLTLSTSLNGGGIVATSLIVAGYIAALGAGALIVKPLLAWPAITFVAVEALLAIVGGLSSATLYVMFSFVGGSLLMLALGTALIGGLVGAEVPLLMTLLQRGRTSGATDTGRTVANLTAADYLGALIGGLVWPFLLLPHLGMIRGAAVTGIVNLLAAAVVSVFLLRRAVSPRQLITALCALAAALGLLATLLVSAQDIETSSRQRLYADPIIAYRQSAYQEIVVTRRGGDMRLYLDGGLQFSTRDEYRYTESLVYPVLGAGARSVLVLGGGDGLAARELLRMPGLEKIVQIELDPAVIQLARTTMRSANGGSLDDPRVQIVTGDAMTWLREKPQSFDAVIVDLPDPDTPVLGRLYSTEFYALVSRALAPHALMVVQSGSPYSTPTAFWRTVSTIKSAGYAVTPYHVYVPTFGDWGFALARRGDTAPRPVLPRDAPPLRFLDQSVLDSATVFSPDVQTRTLEPSTLENPRVVEDMRHGYD from the coding sequence ATGACATCAATCGAACAGGCCCAGGCGACCACACGCTGGCGGGCGGTTCTTCTTGCCGCAGTGGCGGCGTGCGCCGCGTGCGGCATCATCTACGAGCTCGCGCTGCTGACGCTGTCGACCAGCCTCAACGGCGGCGGCATCGTTGCGACATCGCTGATCGTGGCCGGCTACATCGCCGCGCTCGGAGCGGGCGCCCTGATCGTCAAGCCGCTACTCGCCTGGCCTGCAATCACTTTCGTTGCCGTCGAGGCGCTACTCGCCATCGTCGGTGGGTTGTCGTCCGCCACGCTGTACGTGATGTTCTCCTTCGTCGGCGGATCGCTGCTCATGTTGGCATTGGGCACCGCGCTGATCGGCGGACTGGTCGGTGCCGAAGTGCCGCTGCTGATGACCCTGCTGCAGCGGGGCCGGACCTCCGGGGCGACCGACACCGGCCGGACGGTGGCCAACCTGACAGCAGCCGACTACCTCGGTGCGCTGATCGGCGGACTGGTATGGCCCTTCCTGTTGCTGCCGCACCTGGGCATGATCCGTGGCGCCGCGGTGACCGGCATCGTCAACCTGCTCGCCGCGGCAGTCGTGTCGGTCTTCCTGCTCCGGCGTGCGGTCTCTCCACGACAACTGATCACGGCGTTGTGCGCGCTGGCCGCTGCGCTGGGTCTGCTCGCCACCTTGCTGGTGTCGGCTCAGGACATCGAAACATCCAGTCGTCAAAGGCTTTACGCCGATCCGATCATCGCCTACCGCCAGTCGGCCTATCAGGAGATTGTGGTGACGCGCCGCGGCGGCGACATGCGCCTGTACCTCGACGGCGGTTTGCAGTTCTCCACCCGCGACGAGTACCGCTATACCGAGAGCCTCGTCTATCCCGTGCTCGGCGCGGGTGCGCGATCGGTGCTCGTACTGGGCGGCGGCGATGGATTGGCCGCCCGTGAACTATTGCGGATGCCCGGCCTGGAGAAGATCGTCCAAATCGAGCTCGACCCCGCCGTCATCCAATTGGCCCGCACCACAATGCGTTCCGCCAACGGGGGTTCGCTGGACGATCCGCGGGTGCAGATCGTGACCGGCGACGCGATGACCTGGCTCCGGGAGAAGCCGCAGTCGTTCGACGCGGTCATCGTCGACCTGCCCGATCCCGACACGCCGGTGCTCGGTCGGCTCTACTCGACGGAGTTCTATGCGCTGGTCTCCCGCGCGCTGGCCCCGCACGCATTGATGGTGGTGCAATCGGGCAGCCCGTATTCCACCCCGACGGCGTTTTGGCGGACGGTGTCGACCATCAAGTCCGCGGGCTACGCGGTCACGCCGTACCACGTCTACGTCCCGACGTTCGGTGACTGGGGCTTCGCCCTGGCGCGCCGGGGCGACACGGCGCCGCGCCCGGTATTGCCGCGCGACGCGCCTCCGCTGCGTTTTCTCGATCAGTCGGTGCTCGACTCCGCGACCGTCTTCTCCCCCGATGTGCAAACCCGCACACTGGAGCCGTCCACACTGGAAAACCCGCGCGTCGTCGAAGACATGCGCCACGGATACGACTAG
- a CDS encoding DUF350 domain-containing protein has product MYLALELGNIDINPVLKGAVATISYFLVGTAVLIIGFFVVDVLTPGKLRELVFIDRRPNAVMLACANYIALAAVIISAITNSYSQLGQGLVGVAVFGLIGVVLQGIALLTLHIVIPGDFHEHIDEPELHPAAFATAVMLLAVGGVTAAALS; this is encoded by the coding sequence ATGTATCTGGCACTCGAATTGGGCAACATCGATATCAATCCGGTACTCAAAGGCGCTGTCGCCACCATCTCGTATTTCCTGGTGGGCACAGCCGTACTCATCATCGGCTTCTTCGTGGTCGACGTGCTCACTCCGGGTAAGTTGCGCGAGCTGGTATTCATCGATCGGCGCCCCAACGCGGTGATGCTCGCCTGCGCGAACTACATTGCGCTGGCCGCCGTCATCATCAGCGCGATCACCAACAGCTACAGCCAACTCGGCCAGGGTTTGGTGGGTGTCGCAGTCTTCGGCCTGATCGGCGTTGTGCTGCAAGGGATCGCGCTGCTGACGCTGCACATCGTCATCCCGGGTGATTTCCACGAGCACATCGACGAACCCGAGCTGCACCCCGCGGCCTTCGCCACGGCCGTGATGCTGCTGGCGGTGGGAGGTGTGACCGCCGCAGCGCTGTCATGA
- a CDS encoding DUF4247 domain-containing protein, which translates to MSRKGLFWVAFALAAASMVSLVFGISLQSKNIRSYIAAHYQEYSRDAGGTRYLCTGAPSEVADTLADYQSPAAQADDAGTEYLRYDDAIVSVGKDGTHPCSIRVEDLAAGYNHGAFVFLGPGFYPGSPASGSGGSTGGPGGTK; encoded by the coding sequence GTGAGCCGCAAGGGTCTGTTCTGGGTGGCTTTCGCGTTGGCCGCCGCTTCGATGGTCAGCCTGGTGTTCGGAATATCGTTGCAGAGCAAGAATATTCGCTCGTACATCGCTGCGCATTACCAGGAATACTCTCGTGACGCCGGTGGAACACGGTATCTCTGCACGGGAGCGCCCAGCGAGGTCGCCGACACTCTCGCCGACTACCAGAGTCCCGCGGCACAAGCCGACGACGCCGGAACCGAGTACTTGAGATACGACGACGCGATCGTGTCGGTCGGCAAAGACGGCACCCATCCCTGCAGCATCCGGGTCGAGGACCTGGCCGCCGGTTACAACCACGGCGCGTTCGTCTTCCTCGGTCCCGGCTTCTACCCCGGATCCCCCGCAAGCGGCTCGGGCGGCAGCACGGGTGGCCCAGGCGGCACCAAATGA
- a CDS encoding DUF2617 family protein has translation MPLHQLSVIPVDVRGSELGLALNTQAPLPLATCRLDHPDGGALVLGVLGASHVVTVEHSDTVFSEQVSCDLDGELPDQTRAPGYHLESQTEFHNEAAFRGLADQLRERCATGIGWLGGTFPGDNAALTALAAEPDGPGWRWQTWHLYPSAPGGTIVYTASRWHP, from the coding sequence GTGCCCCTTCATCAGCTGTCGGTGATCCCTGTCGACGTCCGCGGTTCCGAGCTCGGGCTTGCGCTCAACACCCAAGCCCCGCTCCCCCTGGCCACCTGCCGCCTCGACCACCCCGACGGTGGCGCGCTCGTGCTGGGCGTCTTGGGCGCCTCGCACGTCGTCACTGTCGAGCATTCCGATACCGTGTTCTCCGAGCAGGTTTCGTGTGATCTCGACGGCGAGCTCCCCGATCAGACGCGGGCACCCGGTTATCACCTGGAGTCCCAAACCGAGTTTCACAATGAGGCCGCGTTCCGTGGGCTAGCGGATCAGCTACGCGAACGTTGCGCAACCGGGATCGGTTGGCTGGGCGGCACATTCCCCGGCGACAACGCGGCGCTGACCGCTCTGGCCGCCGAGCCGGACGGTCCCGGGTGGCGTTGGCAGACCTGGCACCTATACCCGTCCGCGCCGGGCGGCACGATCGTCTACACCGCCAGCCGGTGGCACCCGTGA
- a CDS encoding DUF4178 domain-containing protein, with protein sequence MGTALLVVAAVLFIAAIVVFVAALRRPKKPSEGRQDPLAFTAAAPQFGPRQLGPGAIVSHGGVDYVVRGSVTYREGPFVWWEHLLEGGDEPIWFSVEDDDGRLKLAMWTARKDLQLQPGGQHVVDGVTYNESERGHAGYTTEGTTGLPAGGDMEFVDYANADETALLSFERWAPGMPWEVSTGKSVLTGELTVYPAPPPASE encoded by the coding sequence GTGGGTACAGCGCTGCTCGTGGTTGCCGCGGTGCTCTTCATCGCGGCGATCGTGGTTTTCGTCGCCGCGCTGCGCCGACCCAAGAAACCGAGCGAGGGCCGCCAAGATCCCCTCGCATTCACCGCCGCGGCGCCGCAGTTCGGGCCGCGGCAGCTCGGACCCGGCGCAATCGTCAGCCACGGCGGCGTCGACTACGTGGTGCGCGGGTCGGTTACCTACCGCGAGGGCCCCTTCGTCTGGTGGGAACACCTGCTGGAAGGCGGCGACGAGCCGATCTGGTTCAGCGTCGAGGATGACGACGGGCGGCTCAAGCTCGCAATGTGGACGGCCCGCAAGGACTTGCAATTGCAGCCGGGCGGCCAGCACGTCGTCGACGGTGTGACCTACAACGAGTCGGAGCGCGGGCACGCCGGCTACACCACCGAGGGCACCACAGGCCTGCCGGCCGGCGGCGACATGGAGTTCGTCGACTACGCCAACGCCGACGAGACGGCATTGCTTTCCTTCGAGCGCTGGGCGCCGGGCATGCCGTGGGAGGTCTCCACCGGCAAGTCCGTACTGACCGGTGAGCTCACCGTGTATCCGGCCCCGCCGCCGGCATCCGAGTAG
- the purU gene encoding formyltetrahydrofolate deformylase has product MTSPLDSGKFARAGRGGLPAKDIGRLLLRCADRSGLVAAVTTFLASSGANIISLDQHSTEQHDGMFMQRTVFHLSGLAAVRDDLARDFAEQVADKFGMDFRLTEAAKPKRVAIMASKEDHCLLDLLWRNRRGDLDMSVVMVIANHPDLADQVRVFGTPFIYIPATKELRDEAEQRQLDLLRGNVDLVVLARYMQILTQNFLSEVSCPVINIHHSFLPAFIGAAPYRRAKERGVKLVGATAHYVTEELDDGPIIEQDVVRVDHRHTVGDLVRLGADVERATLSRAVRWHCEDRVIQYGNQTVVF; this is encoded by the coding sequence ATGACCAGCCCACTCGACAGTGGAAAGTTTGCCCGCGCGGGCCGCGGCGGATTGCCCGCCAAGGACATCGGCCGACTATTGCTGCGCTGCGCCGACCGGTCCGGGCTGGTGGCAGCGGTCACCACGTTCCTGGCTTCCTCGGGCGCCAACATCATCTCCCTGGACCAGCACTCAACCGAGCAGCACGACGGAATGTTCATGCAACGCACGGTCTTTCACCTGTCGGGCCTGGCCGCCGTGCGTGACGATCTGGCCCGCGACTTCGCTGAGCAGGTGGCCGACAAGTTCGGGATGGACTTCCGGCTCACCGAGGCGGCAAAGCCCAAACGGGTCGCGATCATGGCGTCGAAGGAAGACCACTGCCTGTTGGATCTGCTGTGGCGCAACCGCCGTGGCGATCTCGATATGTCCGTGGTGATGGTGATCGCCAACCATCCCGACCTGGCCGACCAAGTACGCGTATTCGGCACGCCGTTCATCTATATCCCGGCCACCAAAGAGCTCCGCGACGAGGCCGAACAACGCCAGCTTGACTTGTTGCGCGGCAACGTCGACCTGGTGGTGTTGGCGCGCTACATGCAGATTCTCACGCAGAATTTCCTCAGCGAAGTCAGCTGCCCGGTGATCAACATCCACCACTCCTTCCTGCCGGCGTTCATCGGTGCCGCACCATACCGGCGGGCTAAAGAGCGCGGCGTCAAGCTCGTCGGCGCGACCGCGCACTACGTGACCGAAGAGCTCGACGACGGGCCGATCATCGAGCAGGACGTCGTCCGGGTGGACCACCGTCACACCGTCGGGGACCTGGTGCGACTGGGCGCCGACGTCGAACGCGCGACGTTATCCCGTGCCGTGCGTTGGCACTGCGAGGACCGCGTCATCCAATACGGCAACCAGACGGTCGTCTTCTGA
- a CDS encoding class I SAM-dependent methyltransferase has translation MEVPPLRPIDPATLREGMARRLYRGAVVTGQITVAAVPAMIDEYVNMCDTVFAGVGVRFSAEELARLKTVLEGELAVAFEASPRSRIVISYDCPVGRILNYHVKAEWSTIESAYDHWVATRQPPLFGTEPDARVWGLAGETADPSTHRVLDIGAGTGRNTLALARRGHPVDAVEMTSTFADIIRAEAERQALNVRVIQGDVFATTEDLRSDYRLIVLSEVVSDFRTTQQLRGVFELADRCLVPGGRLVFNAFLARPGYFPDDAARELGQQVYTAIFTRQELASAAGLLPFTLIGDDSVYDYEKDHLPDGAWPPTSWYAAWVSGLDAFDGERETSPIEMRWLVYQKAGTG, from the coding sequence ATGGAGGTTCCGCCCCTCAGGCCGATCGACCCCGCAACGTTGCGCGAAGGGATGGCTCGGCGGCTGTATCGCGGAGCGGTGGTCACCGGGCAGATCACGGTGGCGGCGGTCCCTGCGATGATCGACGAATACGTCAACATGTGTGACACCGTCTTTGCCGGAGTGGGCGTTCGGTTTTCTGCCGAGGAGCTTGCTCGTCTCAAAACGGTGCTCGAGGGTGAGTTGGCCGTTGCTTTCGAGGCCTCCCCGCGGTCGAGAATCGTCATCTCGTACGACTGTCCTGTGGGCCGAATCCTGAACTACCACGTCAAAGCCGAATGGTCGACGATCGAGAGCGCCTACGACCATTGGGTTGCCACTCGCCAGCCGCCACTATTCGGCACCGAGCCGGACGCGCGGGTGTGGGGCCTGGCCGGTGAAACCGCTGACCCAAGCACTCATCGGGTGCTCGACATCGGCGCAGGGACCGGGCGTAACACCTTGGCCTTGGCGCGACGCGGGCATCCGGTAGACGCCGTCGAGATGACCTCCACATTCGCCGACATCATTCGCGCGGAGGCCGAACGGCAGGCGCTGAATGTCCGTGTCATCCAGGGCGACGTCTTTGCGACCACGGAGGACCTGCGCTCGGACTATCGCCTGATCGTGCTCTCGGAGGTGGTGTCCGACTTCCGCACGACACAACAGCTACGCGGCGTGTTCGAACTCGCTGACCGGTGCTTGGTTCCCGGCGGACGCTTGGTGTTCAACGCCTTCCTCGCCCGTCCGGGGTACTTCCCCGATGACGCTGCGCGAGAACTCGGGCAACAGGTCTATACCGCGATCTTCACCAGACAAGAACTAGCGTCCGCGGCTGGCCTGCTGCCGTTCACGCTCATAGGCGATGACTCGGTTTATGACTACGAGAAGGACCATCTTCCCGACGGCGCCTGGCCACCCACCAGCTGGTATGCCGCTTGGGTTAGCGGCCTTGACGCGTTCGACGGCGAGCGTGAGACATCCCCGATCGAGATGCGTTGGCTCGTCTACCAAAAGGCCGGCACCGGCTAG
- a CDS encoding class I SAM-dependent methyltransferase — protein MNDDPRTDVVSRHYERYRYPQPIQDLKAWLAANWQWFDPSHAHRILWPEREYKPDLDILIAGCGTNQAAVFAFTNPDAKVVAVDVSQPSLDHHQYLKDKYGLNNLELHRLPIEELPTLGLDFDLIVSTGVLHHLADPQAGMNALARCLRPDGVVGVMLYAKYGRFGIELLQSVFRDLGLGQNESSIALVRQTLSLLPADHPVQPYLRSARELQFDEALVDTFLPGREHSHTVDDCIDLVTSAGLAFQGWFHKSPYYPHEIVVAPNDVYPAINALPEPTLWSAKERLQPVNACHFFMACRPDRPKECYTIDFSTRDSLDYVPLMRMRCGVSGEEIFRPDWRIPLDSAQLPFVQRVDGQRTIREIAASVRSENRSRGSVADNDKFARELFRALWRLDFVAMALNPDTHRR, from the coding sequence GTGAACGATGATCCGCGTACCGACGTTGTCTCCCGCCATTACGAGCGTTACCGGTACCCCCAGCCGATACAGGACCTGAAGGCATGGCTCGCCGCCAACTGGCAATGGTTCGACCCCAGCCACGCACACCGAATCTTGTGGCCGGAGCGAGAGTACAAACCCGACCTCGATATTTTGATTGCGGGCTGTGGCACTAACCAGGCGGCAGTTTTCGCGTTCACGAACCCCGACGCCAAAGTGGTGGCAGTCGATGTCAGCCAGCCGTCGCTGGATCATCACCAATACCTCAAGGACAAGTACGGGCTGAACAACTTGGAGTTGCATCGGCTTCCGATCGAGGAATTGCCAACGCTTGGCCTCGATTTCGACCTGATCGTGTCGACCGGCGTACTGCATCACTTGGCCGATCCGCAAGCCGGGATGAATGCTTTGGCTCGTTGTCTGCGGCCTGATGGCGTAGTCGGTGTGATGTTGTATGCGAAGTACGGCCGGTTCGGGATCGAGCTGCTGCAGTCGGTCTTTCGTGACTTGGGGCTGGGTCAAAACGAGTCGTCGATCGCGCTGGTGCGCCAGACGCTTTCGTTACTGCCGGCCGATCACCCGGTGCAACCGTATCTGAGGAGCGCTCGCGAGTTGCAGTTCGATGAGGCACTGGTGGACACGTTTCTACCGGGCCGCGAGCACAGTCACACCGTGGACGACTGCATCGACCTTGTTACCTCGGCCGGACTCGCGTTTCAGGGCTGGTTTCACAAGTCGCCGTACTATCCGCACGAGATTGTCGTAGCACCCAACGACGTGTATCCGGCGATCAATGCTTTGCCAGAGCCGACGCTGTGGTCGGCGAAGGAGCGTCTCCAACCCGTCAACGCGTGCCACTTCTTTATGGCGTGCCGTCCGGACCGGCCGAAAGAGTGCTACACGATTGACTTTTCGACGCGAGATTCCCTGGATTACGTTCCGTTGATGCGGATGCGGTGCGGGGTGTCCGGCGAGGAAATTTTCCGCCCGGACTGGCGAATCCCCCTTGACTCGGCCCAGTTGCCCTTTGTGCAACGGGTCGATGGACAACGCACGATTCGAGAGATTGCCGCGTCGGTGCGCAGCGAGAACAGGTCACGCGGCAGCGTTGCCGACAACGATAAATTCGCTCGCGAGCTGTTCCGGGCGCTGTGGCGCCTGGATTTCGTGGCGATGGCCCTAAACCCGGACACGCACCGTCGCTGA
- a CDS encoding sulfotransferase family protein, with product MPAIHFISGLPRSGSTLLAALLRQNPRFEAGMSGPLAGLFGALLTEMSARNEFSIFIDDAKRERILHGLFDSYYGDSDAQVVVDTNRFWCAWMPAIAKLFPEAKVIACVREVPWVIDSIERLVQRNVFSPSSIFNYSSGGTVYTRANGVSGADGMVGAPYDALKQACYGAQRDRLLLVQYETLTTDPAKTMHAIYAFIGEPAFEHDFDHIEYDVTEFDDRAGTPGLHTVRGKVKAEPRASLLPPDLFSRFVNDAFWRDPQKVPEGLQVV from the coding sequence ATGCCAGCCATCCACTTCATCTCGGGCTTGCCGCGTTCCGGCTCAACTCTGCTGGCCGCGTTGCTGCGACAAAATCCGCGTTTCGAGGCCGGTATGTCTGGCCCGCTGGCCGGTCTGTTCGGCGCCCTGCTGACTGAGATGAGCGCGCGCAACGAGTTTTCGATTTTCATTGACGACGCCAAGCGCGAGCGCATCCTGCACGGGTTGTTCGACAGCTACTACGGCGACTCCGACGCCCAGGTGGTCGTTGACACCAACCGTTTCTGGTGCGCGTGGATGCCCGCGATCGCGAAACTGTTTCCCGAGGCGAAAGTGATTGCCTGCGTGCGCGAAGTGCCGTGGGTGATCGACAGCATCGAGCGGTTGGTTCAGCGCAACGTCTTCAGCCCGTCGTCGATCTTCAACTACAGTTCCGGCGGAACCGTCTACACCCGCGCCAACGGTGTGTCGGGGGCCGATGGAATGGTCGGCGCTCCTTACGACGCGCTCAAACAGGCGTGCTATGGCGCGCAACGGGATCGGCTGCTGCTGGTCCAGTACGAAACCTTGACCACAGACCCTGCCAAGACGATGCACGCTATCTACGCATTCATCGGTGAGCCGGCTTTCGAGCACGATTTCGATCACATCGAGTACGACGTCACCGAATTCGACGACCGGGCCGGCACGCCCGGCCTGCACACCGTGCGCGGCAAGGTCAAGGCCGAACCGCGTGCGAGCTTATTGCCGCCGGACCTGTTCAGCCGCTTCGTCAACGACGCCTTTTGGCGCGACCCGCAGAAAGTTCCCGAGGGATTGCAGGTCGTCTAG